Proteins encoded together in one Prunus dulcis chromosome 3, ALMONDv2, whole genome shotgun sequence window:
- the LOC117621202 gene encoding uncharacterized protein LOC117621202 — protein MASVIMAPTFSSISVNRTGGDCSKWSSTNRQRRGMKLKAMRIEKPLEELYQVRVERKVSPERLAELGVSRWSMWKTGKCKLPWDWQVDQLVYIEEGEVRVVPEGSKQYMRFVAGDLVRYPKWLEADLFFNGPYQERYRFRAYGDD, from the coding sequence ATGGCAAGTGTGATCATGGCCCCAACCTTCAGCTCAATCTCAGTCAACAGAACCGGCGGAGATTGCAGTAAGTGGAGTAGTACTAACAGGCAACGTCGTGGTATGAAATTAAAGGCAATGCGGATAGAGAAACCTCTGGAGGAATTGTACCAAGTGAGAGTGGAACGAAAGGTGTCACCGGAGAGACTAGCAGAGCTTGGAGTTTCAAGATGGTCAATGTGGAAGACTGGCAAGTGCAAGCTACCATGGGACTGGCAGGTGGACCAACTGGTTTACATTGAGGAAGGAGAGGTGAGAGTTGTGCCTGAAGGAAGCAAGCAATATATGCGATTTGTTGCCGGAGATCTTGTTCGTTACCCTAAGTGGTTGGAGGCTGACCTCTTCTTCAATGGTCCATACCAAGAGCGTTACAGATTCCGAGCCTATGGAGATGATTAA